CACAGCCCGTTTTTCAAAACGCGAGAGACGGTAAACAAATCAACGAAGCATTCAAACATGCTTGCAGATTTTTGTTGCTGAGGAAAGCTTCTTCTCACTGTACATATGTGACACACCACAGTTCAGTTATGCTGCTTGACGAGAAGAATCTGCAAACTCCCAAGTGTTTAGTGCaggatatatttatatattttttattcgtTTCACGAAGCTGTAATTTAACGATTGGGCAGCTGCGAGCCGAATCGAAATTTCATAGCTGTTGTTGTAATAGTTTAGCATTTCTTCTTGACAGGAATGTCAATGAgatttttgataattttgtaATGATAATGACTAATTATCTAAAAACAACATACACCCtactaattatatattattataattaaaaaatagttaataattttgaaataataacaatataaaaaaattatatgacgaatgaaatattaaatattaaaaaatttaacgcaaatataaaaaaatagaaatttattatttagtttttaggtattgttattattaacgaGTCagtctatatatttttaaaaacctattaaaatatttttatcttttatctccgtcaacaaaataatttttttttttttcgttaaaaataaataacaaatgagagaaaatttttaaaatttaattttatcttcaaataaaatttcttatttagtCCTTAAATATTAcctttattaataaatcaatttttatatttttaaaaatttattaaaatatcattattttttctcatatctattaaaaacgtttttatcgttttcaatgaaatagtctctcataaaaaaaaacagaagaaaatgatgataacgaaggagaagaaaaagaaaaagaagaaaaaagaaggaaaaaacaaaagaagaaaaagaacaaaaaacAGAAGAGAAGAAAGAATCAATAAAGGAGTAAGAGGGAAAGAAAGAGATAATTCagtattttgttatatttttaacggtataaatatatgaaatgataattttattaatagacagaaaaaattaaaaatattttaataaatttttaaaaatatagaaactgacttatgaataatagtaatatttaaaaattaaatcgtaaatatctctaaaaaaaataaataagtgatAGTCTGGAAAGTCATGGGCTTGGCCCTATAACCCTTACAGAGTTCCCAGTTCCACGTAGCTCGGCctctgaaaattttatttaaagtcTATTTTATATTAAGTTTAAGAGTTAGAAAAACACTTATTTCGGAAAATATCTCATtaaatgatattaaaaaaaatagcttataaaaatttattttatttggtattcttatcattaaattatattaaaaataattttaaattaattcttaattaataattttaattaatatgttaaaaaaaaatttttttctcgACATCagctttgaaaataaaatagatcTTTGGTCTAAATTTAAATGAAGGCCATAACGTTATCAttctaaagaatatttttaattttgcaagtaattttattttttaaaagtcttATAAATTGTGAGTATGAATATTCATATTTGCATTGAATGATTTAGCCGTTTATTgtagtttatatattttaaacatttattaaaattatatcatttatttatttattttttaagtgtaaaaaataaatgggttaaaattttaatttaaatatatcatcCCACGTTGAAAAACTATGAAGATTTTGAGGTTTTTATTTCacacaaaaaattaattgagtCATGGGAAAAACAAATTTGATCATTTTTTacctttaaatataatatttaattattaataacagttttttttttaaacaatgtAAATTTATGGTATTTAATAAGGCCAAGAAAgggtttaaaaaaatatgtaactCAAGAAATCAAATCAGAAGGTCAACCATTTCAAATCAAACCCACAAGATAACTCAACATAATCCACAATCAAACcgaaaaaaaaatccaacctTAATCCATAATTTAACTCAATTAGATCAGTCCATATAAATTTTATCCATACATGTCTAAATAATCATATGGCACCATCAAACTCAATACGATGCATATCTAGATGACCACCATCATCATTGACATTAATCAATAGAACGCAAATAAACTAATATCGTGGTGATTATTAAGAATAGTAGAAAGAAAATACAGACAATTCGATTAAAGACCACAACACACGAACGAGAAAGAAAATATCGCAAAATTCAGCTGATTATGAACTAAAAAGAGTGAAAACTATTGAACGTATCGGTACGGTTTTAAAAATGTCGAAACTAATATCAAAGGCGTTGGCGAAGGTAGAGTCGCCAACCCTTGTCAAATTTCAAACCGAACATCTCTCTCACGTACTGaatgaaaacaaataaaacaaaaGGCAACCAAAACATTTGGCACCGGTTACCGTGAAAAGAGACGACCATAGAGGACAGAAATCATTCCCTAAGTTAGGACTAGAAAAacaagaataaaattaaaataaaaaaataaaaaagaatgagaCCAACAGAAGCCCGAGTAAACCCTAACACACTGGCGGCGAGGATTCAAATAGCTCAATCGCAATTGCTCTTCCCTTTCTCTATcttcactcttttctctctttctccctTATATTTTGTGTTTTAGATAAATTGACCCACAATTTTagatttaaagtaaaaaaagtcttaacatattAAAACACTGAACTTTTACTCTccttttagaataaaaatttttgtaaaaattagtcatttattgtataatttcataacaaatttgatatttttgccTTTAACTAAACCCAGTTCTCCATTctctttttttgataaaaagaatgagaggaaattaattaaaatagattGCTAATTAAATACATCAAGCTGTTGGGGGTAATTGCTGATCAACCTCAACATGTTCTGCTTGTTTTTCTTGATGATCACCGCCAACAGCCATCACCTTATTAGCTCCAACCTCAACATCTCCACCCCTACGCCACCGGATCCGCCGCTTCATCCACCCCAAATACCCTCTAAATTTGACGTTGGCCGGAGGAGGAGCCACTGCTCGACGGCTACATATTCGACCCAAAACGCAAGAAAGAATAGCAAGAACTGCAAGAACAGAAATAACTCCAAAAAATGGGCCAATAGACTCTGAAGAATGCCGTGCACTGCTACTAGCTGAAACAGCCTGTGGAACACTTGGTTGTTGAATCTCCCCGGCAGCCAGCGGTTGTTGGCCGGGCAACGATGTAATGACGGCGGATGACATGAAGAAGATAATCAAGTTTCTctgttatataattaaaatggcTTCATCAACACATATAAATAAGGCCATGGAAGTTAAGCTAGTTAGCTAGTCATATATCCACGGCCGTGCTTGAACCGACCATGCAAGTGCATGAGTGGAAGACAAGATGGAAAGGGATAAAGCTTGCTTTTTATTTCTTCATCCATTAATTACTTTATAGCAGAAAGCAGAACTTTGAATTTTCTTAATgggaaagtttttaaatttatgagatatattattaattaatttaattttcttgtaTCATAGATCTCTTTTTCTTACTTTAAAGTAGAAAAATGACAAGTTCTACGTAAGCACGTGGCttgtttcttctttatttttctctttggaaaaaaatagaaataaatatatacGAGGATATATAGgtatattgaataaaaaaaattgaaatcgtttattaatttttttatatttaaattttaaataataaaatcaaatatttttaatttattataattataattaagagaattaaattaaatataaagaaattaatattaaattataatataattcgtaatgtttttatattttgaaatctAGAAAATAGAATTTTCAGTGACTGTGTAAACTTAGCTGAAGAATAAAAAGTTCCTTCCATCCCTGTTTGACGTCTAACCGCTTTTTTTGGATGtgtcagaattattttctacgTCAAATGTCTATTTAATTTCCTCCAATGCGTATGCAGGCAGGACTGCGAGGTGACCGGATCAGCTATCCTACCTCTTGTCATATCATCGGATTAGACTTTTCTTATATGGGCCCATTCGTGTGGCATGTTCGGCCTGCTTCACATTACCAAACTGGAATATGCAGTGTGGGGCTGGTTCACTTGAGTAAGACCTGATGGATCTTGAGCTAACATTCTTTTTTAGGGTTTGAACTTGCCTTCAAATATAGAAAATCCGACGGTCAtcaattttgttaatttaataatatagccCTTCAACAAATATCTATTTATTTCATagaaaatattagtcataaaaatattttttaaacattttgacGTTTGAAtcactaaaaaatttaatcaataaaaaaagttttttattaataaaaaataaaatttcttttaaaaaagagatttattatctttatattgaaatttttattaaaatctttatatataaatttgttaataaattttatttttaaattaaaattaaataataaaaaataagttagtttattaaaaaatattttttaaatataaattatttttttgaaagacttaatatacttttaaaaatgcAGAGATTAGCTAATGAATTTTATCAAATCACATAGaataaatagttatttttttaatattgttaatataaaatataatttttaatatattaaaaatgaaagtataaatattcaataaaacaatttaatataatatttttatgtaatattttatataataagaattttatttataataattatttattcaatataaCGTATTTAAcattacatataataaatataaaataaatttatttttaatataaaatttaaattaaaaaaatatatattttattaatacaaaatactatattataatttgcttttaaatttttttaaatttaatttagttatgGATTATAATCGTGgtaagttaaaaatatttatttgttttatttaaaatttaaaatttaaaatataaattagtataaacgtttaaattttttattttaataaagttgATTCTAATGATATATTAAATCTAgagatttcaaatttatttctgTTAAACTCTCTCAATATGTCGAGAGCTTTTTCTCTTGCTCTACGTTAGCAAGTTTTTCCAATCTTATCATCTTCTGATCTACGATTTCcctttttttcttctattttttctttctaatcTTTGCAATCTGTTCCTATGGGTAGTGCGGAGGATCGGTTGGTTCAGGAGGTTTATAGGAGATTAAATATAGGAACCAATGATGGGGTGCTTACTTATAATGACCCTATTCAAGCTCAACAACAGGAGGATTCGGAGGCTGGGTGGCAGAATTGTATAGTGGGACGACTATTAACGGAGAAAGTTATAAACTTTCAGATTTTTCAGAATATGCTGGCATGTATTTGGAAACCGGGGAAGGGTATGATGGTTAAGGAGTTGGGAAATAATTGCTATCTTTTTCAGTTCTTTCACGAGTTGGATGTTGAAAAAGTGATCGACGGAGGCCCCTGGAACTACCAGCAAATCCCAATCATTTT
The Manihot esculenta cultivar AM560-2 chromosome 1, M.esculenta_v8, whole genome shotgun sequence genome window above contains:
- the LOC110625990 gene encoding uncharacterized protein LOC110625990, with protein sequence MSSAVITSLPGQQPLAAGEIQQPSVPQAVSASSSARHSSESIGPFFGVISVLAVLAILSCVLGRICSRRAVAPPPANVKFRGYLGWMKRRIRWRRGGDVEVGANKVMAVGGDHQEKQAEHVEVDQQLPPTA